Proteins encoded in a region of the Saccharothrix ecbatanensis genome:
- a CDS encoding bleomycin resistance protein produces MANELTIPALPCPSIDEIASFYEMLGFEVTYRQTRPNPYLAVRREDINLHFFGMDDYDPAQSYSTCIVVVPDIHALFEEFAAAMRKTHGKLLISGIPRMTRPRLRNDRYTGFAVVDPGGNWIRITRAQAEPEATTRLAKAMENAARMADSHGDDRQGLKIMEGALKKAVGDEPEFQAATEYRDELVERIRGSAPRPGA; encoded by the coding sequence GTGGCGAACGAACTGACGATTCCGGCCCTGCCCTGTCCTTCCATCGACGAAATCGCGTCGTTCTACGAGATGCTCGGCTTCGAGGTGACCTATCGGCAGACGCGGCCGAACCCGTACCTGGCGGTGCGGCGGGAAGACATCAACCTGCACTTCTTCGGCATGGACGACTACGACCCGGCGCAGTCCTACAGCACGTGCATCGTCGTCGTGCCGGACATCCACGCGTTGTTCGAGGAGTTCGCGGCGGCCATGCGCAAGACGCACGGGAAGCTGCTCATCTCCGGCATCCCGCGGATGACCCGACCCCGGCTGCGCAACGACCGCTACACCGGATTCGCGGTCGTCGATCCGGGTGGCAACTGGATCCGGATCACCAGGGCGCAGGCGGAACCCGAGGCCACGACCCGGTTGGCCAAGGCCATGGAGAACGCCGCGCGCATGGCCGACTCGCACGGTGACGACCGCCAGGGGTTGAAGATCATGGAAGGCGCGCTGAAGAAAGCGGTTGGCGACGAGCCGGAGTTCCAGGCGGCCACCGAGTACCGGGACGAGCTGGTCGAACGGATCAGGGGGTCTGCGCCGCGTCCAGGCGCTTGA